The Astatotilapia calliptera chromosome 2, fAstCal1.2, whole genome shotgun sequence genome includes a window with the following:
- the afap1l1a gene encoding actin filament-associated protein 1-like 1 isoform X2 has translation MVGLSSTAREAMEVLVSELGVLLKMLDQENLSSTTQEKKTSVRNLLQQIEPSVSGTDYIYMNSSVYRNGTSFVESLFETFDCELGDLKDVSDDVKENKNAQTETSKKSCVAPHSADSPPPLPTTPPPEEYYEEAVPLGPGKMPEYIITRVRSSPPNSIEDGYEDTENQYPTTCSNLRRKNSYNDSDALSSSYESYEEDEEERSPSVRLTHQWPSDESSMPPARDCRICAFLLRKKRFGQWAKQLTVIRDNRLQCYKSSKDMSPYVDLLLPQCTVVYVPKDTKRKHHELRFTLPNGDALVLAVQSKEQAHTWLTVVREVSSQSAAPEESASPVILRKCELDKRLSAERNTSDSDSVGVSAGENCRENGKVKRGPFAAGRKITRIISFSKKKSTRTSDPRTYSDPRQGHLSVLVNQVWREQWCCVCRGALHFYNDKGDPRMSLPSLPLHGCEVVPGLGPKHPFAFRVLRDSTEVAALEASSSEELGRWLGLLLAEMGSATDPESLHYDYVDVETIANIRDAARHSFLWATSSSSTSTDSRTYDEVPNEDLQSGENRRQQSGNTGKRRSSFSSSDSDRTKPLVSLKRIGSHTSQYGRYGKTRAEEDAKRYLREKEELEKERDGIRNALVTLRQQKRELKEELKTAADKRKSFLNKRVAQLEEACRAKEAERVDLELQLTQVKENLNKSLAGGTLGASAEAKPPVQASSKKIQNIYSDSLPVNCAAELRRRPPSVYASCTGTVMQKAKEWESKKGT, from the exons CAATGGAGGTGTTGGTGAGTGAGCTGGGCGTGCTGCTGAAGATGCTGGACCAGGAGAACCTCAGCTCCACCACCCAGGAGAAGAAGACCTCAGTGCGGAACCTCCTGCAGCAGATAGAGCCATCAG TGTCAGGAACAGACTACATCTACATGAACTCATCAGTGTACAGAAATGGCACGAGCTTTGTAGAGTCTCTCTTTGAGACATTTG attgtGAGCTTGGAGACCTAAAGGATGTTTCTGATGAtgtgaaagaaaacaagaatgcACAAACTGAAACTTCGAAAAAG AGCTGTGTCGCCCCACACTCAGCTGACTCGCCACCCCCGCTGCCCACAACCCCTCCTCCAGAGGAGTACTACGAAGAAGCAGTGCCCCTGGGCCCTGGCAAGATGCCTGAGTATATAATAACAAGAG TAAGGTCCAGCCCTCCTAACTCTATAGAAGATGGCTATGAAGATACAGAAAACCAATACCCCACTACCTGCTCAAACCTACGTCGCAAAAACTCCT ACAATGATTCTGATGCTCTGAGCAGTTCTTACGAGTCCTACGAGGAAGACGAGGAAGAGAGGAGCCCGAGCGTCCGGCTTACTCATCAGTGGCCCTCCGATGAGAGCTCCATGCCTCCTGCCAGGGACTGTCGCATTTGTGCCTTCCTGCTGCGTAAAAAACGCTTTGGGCAGTGGGCCAAGCAGCTCACTGTCATACGGGACAACAGGCTACAA TGTTATAAGAGTTCCAAAGACATGTCCCCCTACGTGGACCTGCTGCTGCCCCAATGCACTGTAGTCTACGTCCCCAAAGACACCAAGAGGAAGCATCATGAGCTTCGCTTTACCTTACCCAATGGGGACGCGCTGGTGCTGGCGGTACAGAGCAAAGAGCAGGCCCACACGTGGCTTACG GTTGTCAGAGAGGTGAGCAGTCAGAGCGCAGCACCCGAGGAATCGGCATCTCCTGTCATTCTCAGAAAATGTGAACTTGATAAG AGGTTGTCTGCGGAGAGGAACACATCAGATTCAGACAGTGTGGGCGTGTCAGCTGGAGAGAACTGCAGAGAGAATG gtaagGTGAAACGGGGTCCTTTTGCTGCGGGGCGTAAGATCACACGCATCATCAGCTTCTCAAAGAAGAAGTCAACTCGGACAAGTGACCCACGGACATACAGCGATCCTCGGCAAG GCCATTTGTCAGTGCTGGTGAACCAGGTGTGGCGGGAGCAGTGGTGCTGCGTGTGCAGAGGTGCCCTGCACTTCTACAACGACAAAGGAGATCCTCGGATGTCTCTCCCTTCCCTTCCTCTCCACGGCTGTGAGGTGGTTCCGGGACTCGGACCCAAGCACCCCTTTGCCTTCCGTGTCTTACGGGACAGCACAGAAGTGGCTGCCCTGGAG GCAAGCAGCTCAGAGGAGCTTGGACGGTGGCTCGGTCTCCTCCTGGCAGAAATGGGCTCTGCGACAGACCCAGAATCACTGCATTACGACTATGTAGATGTGGAAACCATTGCTAACATCCGTGATGCTGCGCGGCATTCCTTCCT GTGGGCTACCTCCTCCAGCAGCACCTCCACAGATTCTAGAACATACGATGAGGTACCTAACGAGGATCTGCAG TCAGGAGAGAACCGCAGGCAGCAGTCTGGGAATACAGGGAAACGGCGCTCAAGTTTCTCAAGCAGCGACTCTGACAGAACCAAACCATTAGTCTCCCTGAAGCGAATAGGCTCAC ATACCAGCCAGTACGGGAGGTATGGGAAAACGCGAGCAGAAGAAGATGCCAAACGCTacctgagagaaaaagaggagctGGAGAAAGAGCGAGATGGCATACGTAATGCACTAGTAACCCTCCGACAGCAGAAGAGAGAGCTGAAAGAAGAGCTGAAGACAGCTGCAG ATAAGAGGAAGTCCTTCCTGAACAAGCGTGTGGCTCAGTTGGAGGAGGCCTGTCGAGCTAAAGAGGCAGAGAGGGTGGACCTGGAACTTCAACTGACTCAGGTCAAAGAAAACCTAAATAAGAGCCTGGCAGGAGGAACCCTGGGGGCATCAGCGGAGGCTAAACCTCCTGTTCAG GCTTCTAGCAAGAAGATCCAGAATATCTACAGTGATTCTTTACCAGTAAATTGTGCCGCAGAGCTGCGTAGGAGGCCACCGTCTGTTTACGCTTCTTGTACTGGAACTGTCATGCAGAAAGCAAAG GAATGGGAGTCAAAGAAAGGAACCTAG
- the lcp2b gene encoding lymphocyte cytosolic protein 2, giving the protein MNFSNVPSKAEVMGWNAQTLADYMRKLKLPGCDRVVTKSSIDGAQFMNMTECDLQVFPCLFVPVITKIQTEINKEERKKATSHKSKPLKYPKQDKVFVQEVDVWESDEFDNESDDPIYEGPEHEAENYNCSVVEQQPGQDKTSEAKYKQPAAGDLAKPPRPPRGPKPPDCQREPLPEPPFSQRTFKPPLPSTPRGDHILQRPLKPAVPASVHLDRSKKPGSSQKDIPKIKGSAVKDTISKPHHPKVPVPTDVSNRPSKLIPEPSGVTQSTEEYNSTPRLKKGLDSSWYGGKLTRHQAEAALREVNKDGAFVVRDSSNGSVEHPFTLMLLYQDKVYNIKIRHQGNGYTLGSGLKNTKSFPGVKELINHHTHTPLQLIDATDQSHEEHPQSCLLHPTGH; this is encoded by the exons ATGAATTTTTCTAACGTTCCCTCAAAAGCAGAGGTGATGGGATGGAATGCCCAAACTCTAGCGGACTACATGCGGAAG CTTAAACTGCCAGGCTGTGACAGAGTAGTGACAAAGAGCAGCATAGATGGAGCACAGTTTATg AATATGACAGAGTGTGATCTGCAAGTGTTCCCCTGCCTCTTTGTCCC AGTAATTACTAAGATACAAACTGAAATTAACAAAGAAGAGCGCAAGAAGGCTACTAGTCACAA ATCAAAACCGCTGAAGTATCCGAAACAAGATAAAG TATTTGTACAAGAAGTAGACGTTTGGGAATCTGATGAGTTC GACAATGAGAGCGATGATCCAATCTATGAGGGTCCAGAACACGAAGCAGAGAATTACAACTGCAGTGTAGTTGAGCAACAACCAGGACAGGACAAGACAAGTGAAGCAAAGTACAAGCAGCCTGCTGCTGGAGACCTAGCGAAGCCTCCAAGACCCCCCCGAGGGCCAAAACCTCCAGACTGTCAAAGAG AACCTCTTCCTGAGCCACCATTCTCTCAAAGAACCTTCAAACCTCCACTGCCATCAACCCCAAGGGGGGATCACATCCTCCAAAGACCGTTAAAACCAGCAG ttCCTGCAAGTGTGCACTTAGACCGGAGCAAGAAGCCTGGATCATCCCAAAAAGACATTCCAAAAATAA AGGGCAGTGCTGTAAAAGATACTATCAGCAAACCTCATCATCCAAAGGTGCCTGTGCCTACTGATGTGTCCAATAG GCCAAGTAAATTAATTCCAGAACCTTCAGGAGTGACACAATCTACAGAAGAATACAATTCGACACCAAGACTAAAaaag GGCTTGGATTCGAGTTGGTATGGAGGAAAGTTGACAAGACACCAAGCTGAGGCTGCTCTTCGGGAGGTCAACAAG GATGGTGCCTTTGTGGTGAGGGACAGCTCTAACGGCTCAGTCGAGCACCCCTTCACCCTGATGCTGCTGTATCAAGACaaggtttacaacattaagaTCCGTCACCAAGGCAATGGCTACACTCTCGGCAGTGGCCTCAAAAACACCAAG AGTTTCCCTGGGGTGAAGGAGCTGATtaaccatcacacacacaccccgctGCAGCTCATTGATGCCACAGACCAGAGTCATGAAGAGCACCCCCAGAGTTGTCTGCTGCACCCTACGGGACATTGA
- the gabrp gene encoding gamma-aminobutyric acid receptor subunit pi, with protein MSANLLLIILLTFTQGSCAFHSNHWGEWNDSQLLPTIQKLMKGYNRYLRPNFNEGPVEIGMSLDIASIDAISEINMDYTATIFLRQRWRDARLMFPGNESVSVDGRLVSLLWIPDTFIPDSKRSFLHDVTVENRLIRIFSNGTVLYALRITATIACNMDLTKYPMDRQVCTLQLESWGYNLQDVVFYWTRGNDSVKGLNTLRLAQYSVESYYTSVSEAVYETGNYPKLVLHFALRRNVLFFILETYVPSILLVVLSWVSFWISQSSVPARTCIGVTTVLTMTTLMMGARTSLPNANCFIKAIDVYLGICFTFIFGALLEYACAHFYTMQHQTIEDLYRDLLRELSESNGNGSIPIVNSSQPNQSVEIGSTAEDSTEQSANSDTKNHTGTKEKAPNQGCGLSSVRDASRKAASVFIVENPHNIDRYARTVFPTAFLFVNILYWLYYLFL; from the exons ATGTCTGCCAACCTGTTACTCATCATCCTCCTGACCTTTACGCAGGG GAGCTGTGCATTCCATAGCAACCACTGGGGTGAATGGAACGACTCCCAGCTTCTGCCAACAATACAAAAGCTCATGAAAGGCTATAACCGCTACCTCAGACCTAATTTCAATG AGGGCCCAGTGGAAATTGGAATGAGCCTTGATATCGCCAGCATTGATGCCATCTCTGAAATCAATATG GACTACACAGCGACAATCTTCCTCCGTCAGCGCTGGCGTGATGCTAGGCTGATGTTCCCCGGTAATGAGAGCGTGAGCGTGGACGGTCGCCTGGTGTCACTGCTCTGGATCCCTGACACTTTCATCCCAGACTCCAAGCGCTCCTTCCTGCACGATGTCACCGTGGAAAATCGCCTCATACGCATCTTCAGCAATGGAACTGTTCTCTATGCTCTTCG CATCACGGCTACGATCGCCTGCAACATGGATCTGACTAAGTACCCTATGGATAGACAGGTGTGCACCCTTCAGCTGGAGAGCT GGGGGTATAACCTACAGGATGTGGTGTTCTACTGGACCAGAGGAAATGATTCAGTGAAGGGTTTGAACACACTGAGGCTGGCACAGTATAGTGTGGAGAGCTACTACACATCAGTGTCAGAGGCTGTGTACGAAACAG GAAATTACCCCAAGCTGGTGCTGCATTTTGCACTGCGCAGAAATGTGCTCTTCTTCATCTTGGAGACGTATGTTCCCTCCATTCTGTTGGTGGTTCTGTCCTGGGTCTCTTTCTGGATCAGCCAGTCCTCTGTGCCAGCTAGGACCTGCATTG GAGTGACAACAGTGCTGACGATGACAACTCTGATGATGGGTGCCCGCACTTCCCTGCCCAATGCCAACTGTTTTATAAAGGCCATAGATGTTTATTTGGGCATCTGTTTCACCTTCATTTTTGGCGCACTGTTGGAGTATGCCTGCGCTCATTTTTACACCATGCAGCACCAGACCATTGAGGATTTATATCGG GACCTTCTGAGGGAGCTCAGCGAGTCTAATGGAAATGGCTCTATCCCCATCGTCAACTCCAGCCAGCCAAATCAGTCCGTGGAGATCGGCTCCACCGCAGAGGACTCCACGGAGCAGTCAGCGAACAGCGACACCAAGAACCACACAGGAACAAAAGAGAAGGCGCCAAATCAGGGCTGCGGCTTGTCGTCAGTGAGAGACGCATCACGTAAGGCGGCATCTGTCTTCATTGTGGAAAATCCACACAACATTGATCGCTATGCCCGCACAGTTTTCCCCACAGCATTCCTCTTTGTCAATATCCTGTACTGGCTTTATTATCTCTTTCTGTAA
- the syce3 gene encoding synaptonemal complex central element protein 3, with the protein MADSSTRSELPRISDDDMLAMNKELERMIEDVESMSAHLTWMAYDMVALRTSPELGVSMQKLKEAYLKCRAAVCGDPDQESQIDKSAETAVTTLSQM; encoded by the exons ATGGCCGATTCGTCCACTCGCTCCGAGCTTCCACGCATCAGCGACGACGACATGCTGGCGATGAACAAGGAATTGGAGAGGATGATTGAAGACGTTGAGAGTATGTCAG CGCACCTGACCTGGATGGCCTATGATATGGTGGCGTTGCGGACTAGTCCGGAGCTGGGAGTCTCTATGCAAAAGCTGAAGGAAGCTTATCTCAAATGTAGAGCTGCTGTTTGCGGAGACCCTGACCAGGAGTCACAGATTGACAAATCTGCTGAGACTGCTGTCACAACACTTTCTCAGATGTGA
- the foxi3b gene encoding forkhead box protein I3-B, with protein MSSFEAQSQSPPRCGPQFPSLGQEPPELSMYGDCYYPPPSLPSPQRTTPTTYEISDYTSSSSNPYLWFNSSGINTSPYLATTGPPGNPGPPFVPQHYGMQRPYLGPPGAGGPGGELSWFSLPSQEDLMKLVRPPYSYSALIAMAIHGAPDKRLTLSQIYQYVADNFPFYNKSKAGWQNSIRHNLSLNDCFKKVPRDEDDPGKGNYWTLDPNCEKMFDNGNFRRKRKRKSDSLSSGDGSSGPPESGDSERASPKHSSNPSLNMSPATDRIPSPSLSVPGPCLSSFLSEMSGVSNGGTNEVGGSGLSRPLQMNVPLDGPHRPTQPGSFSTYSANSSGSEWVPQVPAPPALSSSPSHSSLGYTSPILNQYNGSNSHFYPTLSSTGVIYHREGTEV; from the exons ATGTCTTCATTTGAGGCCCAGAGTCAGTCTCCTCCTCGATGTGGCCCGCAGTTTCCGAGCCTCGGCCAGGAGCCCCCTGAACTCAGCATGTACGGCGACTGTTACTACCCTCCTCCTTCACTGCCAAGTCCTCAGCGCACTACTCCTACCACCTATGAGATAAGTGACTACACCAGCTCCTCCTCAAACCCTTACCTATGGTTTAACAGCTCTGGGATCAACACATCGCCGTACCTGGCTACCACCGGCCCGCCAGGTAATCCCGGCCCTCCGTTTGTTCCTCAGCACTATGGCATGCAGAGGCCTTACCTGGGTCCACCTGGTGCTGGCGGTCCAGGAGGGGAACTGAGCTGGTTCTCCCTCCCTTCACAAGAAGATTTGATGAAGCTGGTACGCCCCCCTTACTCCTACTCTGCTCTCATCGCTATGGCTATCCATGGAGCACCAGACAAGAGACTGACGCTGAGTCAAATTTATCAGTACGTCGCTGATAATTTCCCTTTCTACAACAAGAGCAAAGCGGGCTGGCAGAACTCTATCAGACACAACCTGTCCCTTAATGACTGCTTCAAAAAAGTGCCAAGAGATGAGGATGACCCAG GTAAGGGCAACTACTGGACACTTGACCCAAACTGTGAAAAGATGTTCGACAATGGAAACTTCCGCcgcaaaagaaagagaaagtctGATTCTCTGTCCAGTGGAGATGGCAGTTCAGGGCCTCCAGAATCAGGTGACAGTGAGAGGGCCAGTCCTAAACACTCCAGCAACCCCAGCCTAAACATGTCGCCCGCAACGGACAGGATTCCTTCACCTTCACTGTCAGTTCCCGGGCCGTGCCTGAGCAGCTTCTTATCTGAAATGTCTGGAGTCTCCAATGGGGGAACAAATGAGGTGGGAGGTAGTGGGTTGAGCAGGCCGCTGCAGATGAACGTTCCTTTAGATGGGCCACATAGACCCACACAGCCAGGAAGCTTTAGTACCTATTCGGCCAACTCCAGTGGTTCAGAGTGGGTACCACAAGTTCCAGCTCCACCCGCACTCTCCTCTTCACCCAGCCACTCCTCGTTAGGTTACACTAGCCCCATTCTGAATCAGTACAATGGCTCCAACAGTCATTTTTACCCTACACTGAGTTCTACAGGTGTCATCTATCATCGTGAGGGCACAGAGGTTTAA
- the afap1l1a gene encoding actin filament-associated protein 1-like 1 isoform X1 produces MVGLSSTAREAMEVLVSELGVLLKMLDQENLSSTTQEKKTSVRNLLQQIEPSVSGTDYIYMNSSVYRNGTSFVESLFETFDCELGDLKDVSDDVKENKNAQTETSKKQSCVAPHSADSPPPLPTTPPPEEYYEEAVPLGPGKMPEYIITRVRSSPPNSIEDGYEDTENQYPTTCSNLRRKNSYNDSDALSSSYESYEEDEEERSPSVRLTHQWPSDESSMPPARDCRICAFLLRKKRFGQWAKQLTVIRDNRLQCYKSSKDMSPYVDLLLPQCTVVYVPKDTKRKHHELRFTLPNGDALVLAVQSKEQAHTWLTVVREVSSQSAAPEESASPVILRKCELDKRLSAERNTSDSDSVGVSAGENCRENGKVKRGPFAAGRKITRIISFSKKKSTRTSDPRTYSDPRQGHLSVLVNQVWREQWCCVCRGALHFYNDKGDPRMSLPSLPLHGCEVVPGLGPKHPFAFRVLRDSTEVAALEASSSEELGRWLGLLLAEMGSATDPESLHYDYVDVETIANIRDAARHSFLWATSSSSTSTDSRTYDEVPNEDLQSGENRRQQSGNTGKRRSSFSSSDSDRTKPLVSLKRIGSHTSQYGRYGKTRAEEDAKRYLREKEELEKERDGIRNALVTLRQQKRELKEELKTAADKRKSFLNKRVAQLEEACRAKEAERVDLELQLTQVKENLNKSLAGGTLGASAEAKPPVQASSKKIQNIYSDSLPVNCAAELRRRPPSVYASCTGTVMQKAKEWESKKGT; encoded by the exons CAATGGAGGTGTTGGTGAGTGAGCTGGGCGTGCTGCTGAAGATGCTGGACCAGGAGAACCTCAGCTCCACCACCCAGGAGAAGAAGACCTCAGTGCGGAACCTCCTGCAGCAGATAGAGCCATCAG TGTCAGGAACAGACTACATCTACATGAACTCATCAGTGTACAGAAATGGCACGAGCTTTGTAGAGTCTCTCTTTGAGACATTTG attgtGAGCTTGGAGACCTAAAGGATGTTTCTGATGAtgtgaaagaaaacaagaatgcACAAACTGAAACTTCGAAAAAG CAGAGCTGTGTCGCCCCACACTCAGCTGACTCGCCACCCCCGCTGCCCACAACCCCTCCTCCAGAGGAGTACTACGAAGAAGCAGTGCCCCTGGGCCCTGGCAAGATGCCTGAGTATATAATAACAAGAG TAAGGTCCAGCCCTCCTAACTCTATAGAAGATGGCTATGAAGATACAGAAAACCAATACCCCACTACCTGCTCAAACCTACGTCGCAAAAACTCCT ACAATGATTCTGATGCTCTGAGCAGTTCTTACGAGTCCTACGAGGAAGACGAGGAAGAGAGGAGCCCGAGCGTCCGGCTTACTCATCAGTGGCCCTCCGATGAGAGCTCCATGCCTCCTGCCAGGGACTGTCGCATTTGTGCCTTCCTGCTGCGTAAAAAACGCTTTGGGCAGTGGGCCAAGCAGCTCACTGTCATACGGGACAACAGGCTACAA TGTTATAAGAGTTCCAAAGACATGTCCCCCTACGTGGACCTGCTGCTGCCCCAATGCACTGTAGTCTACGTCCCCAAAGACACCAAGAGGAAGCATCATGAGCTTCGCTTTACCTTACCCAATGGGGACGCGCTGGTGCTGGCGGTACAGAGCAAAGAGCAGGCCCACACGTGGCTTACG GTTGTCAGAGAGGTGAGCAGTCAGAGCGCAGCACCCGAGGAATCGGCATCTCCTGTCATTCTCAGAAAATGTGAACTTGATAAG AGGTTGTCTGCGGAGAGGAACACATCAGATTCAGACAGTGTGGGCGTGTCAGCTGGAGAGAACTGCAGAGAGAATG gtaagGTGAAACGGGGTCCTTTTGCTGCGGGGCGTAAGATCACACGCATCATCAGCTTCTCAAAGAAGAAGTCAACTCGGACAAGTGACCCACGGACATACAGCGATCCTCGGCAAG GCCATTTGTCAGTGCTGGTGAACCAGGTGTGGCGGGAGCAGTGGTGCTGCGTGTGCAGAGGTGCCCTGCACTTCTACAACGACAAAGGAGATCCTCGGATGTCTCTCCCTTCCCTTCCTCTCCACGGCTGTGAGGTGGTTCCGGGACTCGGACCCAAGCACCCCTTTGCCTTCCGTGTCTTACGGGACAGCACAGAAGTGGCTGCCCTGGAG GCAAGCAGCTCAGAGGAGCTTGGACGGTGGCTCGGTCTCCTCCTGGCAGAAATGGGCTCTGCGACAGACCCAGAATCACTGCATTACGACTATGTAGATGTGGAAACCATTGCTAACATCCGTGATGCTGCGCGGCATTCCTTCCT GTGGGCTACCTCCTCCAGCAGCACCTCCACAGATTCTAGAACATACGATGAGGTACCTAACGAGGATCTGCAG TCAGGAGAGAACCGCAGGCAGCAGTCTGGGAATACAGGGAAACGGCGCTCAAGTTTCTCAAGCAGCGACTCTGACAGAACCAAACCATTAGTCTCCCTGAAGCGAATAGGCTCAC ATACCAGCCAGTACGGGAGGTATGGGAAAACGCGAGCAGAAGAAGATGCCAAACGCTacctgagagaaaaagaggagctGGAGAAAGAGCGAGATGGCATACGTAATGCACTAGTAACCCTCCGACAGCAGAAGAGAGAGCTGAAAGAAGAGCTGAAGACAGCTGCAG ATAAGAGGAAGTCCTTCCTGAACAAGCGTGTGGCTCAGTTGGAGGAGGCCTGTCGAGCTAAAGAGGCAGAGAGGGTGGACCTGGAACTTCAACTGACTCAGGTCAAAGAAAACCTAAATAAGAGCCTGGCAGGAGGAACCCTGGGGGCATCAGCGGAGGCTAAACCTCCTGTTCAG GCTTCTAGCAAGAAGATCCAGAATATCTACAGTGATTCTTTACCAGTAAATTGTGCCGCAGAGCTGCGTAGGAGGCCACCGTCTGTTTACGCTTCTTGTACTGGAACTGTCATGCAGAAAGCAAAG GAATGGGAGTCAAAGAAAGGAACCTAG
- the afap1l1a gene encoding actin filament-associated protein 1-like 1 isoform X3 has translation MDTSGPKSMEVLVSELGVLLKMLDQENLSSTTQEKKTSVRNLLQQIEPSVSGTDYIYMNSSVYRNGTSFVESLFETFDCELGDLKDVSDDVKENKNAQTETSKKQSCVAPHSADSPPPLPTTPPPEEYYEEAVPLGPGKMPEYIITRVRSSPPNSIEDGYEDTENQYPTTCSNLRRKNSYNDSDALSSSYESYEEDEEERSPSVRLTHQWPSDESSMPPARDCRICAFLLRKKRFGQWAKQLTVIRDNRLQCYKSSKDMSPYVDLLLPQCTVVYVPKDTKRKHHELRFTLPNGDALVLAVQSKEQAHTWLTVVREVSSQSAAPEESASPVILRKCELDKRLSAERNTSDSDSVGVSAGENCRENGKVKRGPFAAGRKITRIISFSKKKSTRTSDPRTYSDPRQGHLSVLVNQVWREQWCCVCRGALHFYNDKGDPRMSLPSLPLHGCEVVPGLGPKHPFAFRVLRDSTEVAALEASSSEELGRWLGLLLAEMGSATDPESLHYDYVDVETIANIRDAARHSFLWATSSSSTSTDSRTYDEVPNEDLQSGENRRQQSGNTGKRRSSFSSSDSDRTKPLVSLKRIGSHTSQYGRYGKTRAEEDAKRYLREKEELEKERDGIRNALVTLRQQKRELKEELKTAADKRKSFLNKRVAQLEEACRAKEAERVDLELQLTQVKENLNKSLAGGTLGASAEAKPPVQASSKKIQNIYSDSLPVNCAAELRRRPPSVYASCTGTVMQKAKEWESKKGT, from the exons CAATGGAGGTGTTGGTGAGTGAGCTGGGCGTGCTGCTGAAGATGCTGGACCAGGAGAACCTCAGCTCCACCACCCAGGAGAAGAAGACCTCAGTGCGGAACCTCCTGCAGCAGATAGAGCCATCAG TGTCAGGAACAGACTACATCTACATGAACTCATCAGTGTACAGAAATGGCACGAGCTTTGTAGAGTCTCTCTTTGAGACATTTG attgtGAGCTTGGAGACCTAAAGGATGTTTCTGATGAtgtgaaagaaaacaagaatgcACAAACTGAAACTTCGAAAAAG CAGAGCTGTGTCGCCCCACACTCAGCTGACTCGCCACCCCCGCTGCCCACAACCCCTCCTCCAGAGGAGTACTACGAAGAAGCAGTGCCCCTGGGCCCTGGCAAGATGCCTGAGTATATAATAACAAGAG TAAGGTCCAGCCCTCCTAACTCTATAGAAGATGGCTATGAAGATACAGAAAACCAATACCCCACTACCTGCTCAAACCTACGTCGCAAAAACTCCT ACAATGATTCTGATGCTCTGAGCAGTTCTTACGAGTCCTACGAGGAAGACGAGGAAGAGAGGAGCCCGAGCGTCCGGCTTACTCATCAGTGGCCCTCCGATGAGAGCTCCATGCCTCCTGCCAGGGACTGTCGCATTTGTGCCTTCCTGCTGCGTAAAAAACGCTTTGGGCAGTGGGCCAAGCAGCTCACTGTCATACGGGACAACAGGCTACAA TGTTATAAGAGTTCCAAAGACATGTCCCCCTACGTGGACCTGCTGCTGCCCCAATGCACTGTAGTCTACGTCCCCAAAGACACCAAGAGGAAGCATCATGAGCTTCGCTTTACCTTACCCAATGGGGACGCGCTGGTGCTGGCGGTACAGAGCAAAGAGCAGGCCCACACGTGGCTTACG GTTGTCAGAGAGGTGAGCAGTCAGAGCGCAGCACCCGAGGAATCGGCATCTCCTGTCATTCTCAGAAAATGTGAACTTGATAAG AGGTTGTCTGCGGAGAGGAACACATCAGATTCAGACAGTGTGGGCGTGTCAGCTGGAGAGAACTGCAGAGAGAATG gtaagGTGAAACGGGGTCCTTTTGCTGCGGGGCGTAAGATCACACGCATCATCAGCTTCTCAAAGAAGAAGTCAACTCGGACAAGTGACCCACGGACATACAGCGATCCTCGGCAAG GCCATTTGTCAGTGCTGGTGAACCAGGTGTGGCGGGAGCAGTGGTGCTGCGTGTGCAGAGGTGCCCTGCACTTCTACAACGACAAAGGAGATCCTCGGATGTCTCTCCCTTCCCTTCCTCTCCACGGCTGTGAGGTGGTTCCGGGACTCGGACCCAAGCACCCCTTTGCCTTCCGTGTCTTACGGGACAGCACAGAAGTGGCTGCCCTGGAG GCAAGCAGCTCAGAGGAGCTTGGACGGTGGCTCGGTCTCCTCCTGGCAGAAATGGGCTCTGCGACAGACCCAGAATCACTGCATTACGACTATGTAGATGTGGAAACCATTGCTAACATCCGTGATGCTGCGCGGCATTCCTTCCT GTGGGCTACCTCCTCCAGCAGCACCTCCACAGATTCTAGAACATACGATGAGGTACCTAACGAGGATCTGCAG TCAGGAGAGAACCGCAGGCAGCAGTCTGGGAATACAGGGAAACGGCGCTCAAGTTTCTCAAGCAGCGACTCTGACAGAACCAAACCATTAGTCTCCCTGAAGCGAATAGGCTCAC ATACCAGCCAGTACGGGAGGTATGGGAAAACGCGAGCAGAAGAAGATGCCAAACGCTacctgagagaaaaagaggagctGGAGAAAGAGCGAGATGGCATACGTAATGCACTAGTAACCCTCCGACAGCAGAAGAGAGAGCTGAAAGAAGAGCTGAAGACAGCTGCAG ATAAGAGGAAGTCCTTCCTGAACAAGCGTGTGGCTCAGTTGGAGGAGGCCTGTCGAGCTAAAGAGGCAGAGAGGGTGGACCTGGAACTTCAACTGACTCAGGTCAAAGAAAACCTAAATAAGAGCCTGGCAGGAGGAACCCTGGGGGCATCAGCGGAGGCTAAACCTCCTGTTCAG GCTTCTAGCAAGAAGATCCAGAATATCTACAGTGATTCTTTACCAGTAAATTGTGCCGCAGAGCTGCGTAGGAGGCCACCGTCTGTTTACGCTTCTTGTACTGGAACTGTCATGCAGAAAGCAAAG GAATGGGAGTCAAAGAAAGGAACCTAG